In one window of bacterium DNA:
- a CDS encoding ATP-binding protein, which produces MQKGIKTKSEKLELLLDANKVLTSTLDLDRLLKVIMGQAKRVVNAEASSLMLLDEAKKELFFDVTVGGKGEKLRQIRLKLGEGIGGWVAKEGKPLMITDARKDPRFFVKADEVTKFRTKSLLCVPLRIKERIIGVMEAINEVGRGYFVDEDRKIFEAFASQAAIAIENARLFQNLKREKEKIEVVFSGMGDGAVVIDAKLNLVMLNSSAKNFLDIGSKDYLGKNISRIVRQFKVFSRWEPKKVAAPGSSLTEFLTKEDRVTTFDLARSKPKTFVLSGIATRIVDEENRVVGYVMIIRDVTSERKEEYLKASFISSISHKLKTPLTCISGYMPLLREKERLSKLDKVGKNAVRIIDSQGNRLSRLINELLGFSLLKSEELELARGKESLKSIVEMSLKKLALRIRRGVKIVAGNSIDKVPPILVDRAKVQEVIQNLVENAIKFNDKKEKRVEISARPLKGKKFIRVEIKDNGPGIPSEEREKIFSKFYQIEETFTGQVEGAGLGLAVVKQVVEAHGGKVGVESRPGKGSKFFFTLPKVLDKG; this is translated from the coding sequence ATGCAAAAAGGTATAAAAACTAAAAGTGAAAAGCTTGAGTTGCTTTTAGATGCGAATAAGGTTCTTACATCTACACTCGATTTGGATAGATTGCTTAAAGTAATTATGGGGCAGGCAAAGAGGGTAGTCAATGCTGAGGCGAGTTCGTTGATGCTTCTGGACGAAGCAAAAAAGGAGCTTTTCTTTGACGTTACTGTAGGAGGGAAAGGGGAAAAGCTAAGGCAGATACGGTTGAAACTCGGTGAGGGAATTGGAGGATGGGTGGCGAAAGAAGGGAAGCCTCTGATGATTACGGATGCCAGGAAGGATCCCAGGTTCTTTGTTAAGGCAGATGAAGTTACGAAATTTAGAACGAAGTCTCTACTCTGTGTGCCTTTGAGGATAAAAGAGAGAATTATTGGAGTAATGGAGGCGATTAACGAAGTCGGTCGTGGTTATTTTGTAGATGAAGATAGGAAGATATTTGAGGCGTTCGCCTCTCAGGCAGCTATCGCCATTGAGAACGCCCGCCTTTTCCAGAATCTCAAGAGGGAAAAGGAAAAGATAGAGGTAGTTTTCAGCGGGATGGGTGATGGAGCTGTTGTTATTGATGCAAAACTGAATCTGGTTATGCTCAATAGTTCTGCGAAGAATTTTCTGGACATAGGAAGTAAAGATTATCTGGGCAAAAATATTTCCCGAATAGTCAGACAGTTTAAGGTTTTTTCCAGATGGGAACCGAAAAAAGTGGCGGCCCCCGGAAGTTCCCTTACGGAATTCTTGACCAAAGAAGATAGAGTGACTACTTTCGATTTGGCGAGAAGTAAACCGAAGACCTTCGTTCTCTCGGGGATTGCCACGAGAATCGTAGACGAGGAGAACAGAGTAGTTGGTTATGTGATGATTATTCGTGACGTTACCTCTGAGAGGAAAGAGGAATACCTTAAAGCGAGCTTTATCTCTTCTATCTCCCATAAGCTGAAGACGCCTTTAACCTGCATCAGTGGATACATGCCGCTTTTGAGAGAGAAAGAAAGACTTAGCAAATTGGATAAGGTGGGAAAGAATGCGGTGCGAATTATTGATAGTCAAGGCAACCGCCTTTCTCGATTGATAAATGAGTTACTCGGGTTCAGTCTACTGAAAAGTGAGGAACTGGAACTCGCCAGAGGGAAAGAAAGCCTTAAGTCTATTGTGGAAATGAGTTTGAAAAAGCTTGCATTGAGAATCCGCAGGGGAGTTAAAATTGTGGCAGGAAATTCTATAGATAAAGTTCCTCCGATTCTCGTAGATAGAGCGAAGGTTCAGGAAGTTATCCAAAATCTGGTAGAGAATGCAATAAAATTCAATGATAAGAAAGAAAAGAGAGTGGAGATTTCCGCTCGTCCACTAAAAGGGAAAAAGTTCATTCGCGTGGAAATTAAGGATAATGGTCCGGGAATTCCTTCAGAGGAAAGGGAGAAAATATTCTCTAAATTTTACCAGATAGAAGAAACCTTCACCGGTCAGGTTGAGGGTGCTGGGCTGGGCCTGGCAGTAGTGAAGCAGGTTGTGGAAGCCCATGGAGGCAAGGTGGGGGTGGAGAGTAGACCGGGAAAGGGAAGTAAGTTCTTCTTTACTCTACCCAAGGTATTGGATAAGGGTTGA